A stretch of the Medicago truncatula cultivar Jemalong A17 chromosome 5, MtrunA17r5.0-ANR, whole genome shotgun sequence genome encodes the following:
- the LOC11433981 gene encoding F-box/kelch-repeat protein At3g23880, giving the protein MGGENVNNTDSTLPVAETTANKPLPFLPEELIVIILLRLPVRSLLRFKCVCKSWKTLFSDTHFANNHFLISTVYPQLVACESVSAYRTWEIKTYPIESLLENSSTTVIPVSNTGHQRYTILGSCNGFLCLYDNYQRCVRLWNPSINLKSKSSPTIDRFIYYGFGYDQVNHKYKLLAVKAFSRITETMIYTFGENSCKNVEVKDFPRYPPNRKHLGKFVSGTLNWIVDERDGRATILSFDIEKETYRQVLLPQHGYAVYSPGLYVLSNCICVCTSFLDTRWQLWMMKKYGVAESWTKLMSIPHENLLISNISLWPCVEPLFISENGVVLLMNTSSSQLILYNLNSRGLYFPRIPPSYLNIYYIEPKLDLHIYHESLLSPQC; this is encoded by the coding sequence ATGGGTGGTGAAAATGTTAACAACACCGATTCGACTCTTCCCGTTGCTGAAACCACCGCCAACAAACCATTGCCATTCTTGCCAGAAGAACTCATCGTCATAATCCTCCTCAGGCTTCCGGTAAGATCACTCCTTCGATTCAAGTGTGTTTGCAAATCATGGAAAACCCTATTTTCAGATACACACTTCGCAAACAACCACTTTCTGATCTCAACCGTGTATCCGCAATTGGTCGCTTGTGAATCTGTTAGCGCTTATCGAACCTGGGAAATCAAAACTTATCCTATAGAGTCACTGTTAGAAAACTCATCAACCACTGTTATACCCGTTAGCAACACGGGACATCAGCGGTATACTATTTTAGGTTCATGCAATGGATTCTTGTGTCTTTATGATAACTATCAACGTTGTGTCAGGTTGTGGAATCCTTCCATCAACTTGAAATCTAAGAGCTCTCCAACAATTGACAGGTTTATATATTATGGTTTTGGCTATGATCAAGTTAATCACAAGTACAAGTTGCTTGCAGTTAAAGCTTTCTCGCGTATAACCGAGACTATGATATATACCTTTGGTGAAAATTCTTGTAAAAATGTTGAAGTTAAAGATTTTCCACGTTATCCTCCTAATCGTAAACACTTAGGGAAATTTGTGAGTGGCACTTTGAATTGGATAGTTGATGAAAGAGATGGTAGAGCCACAATTCTTTCCTTTGATATTGAGAAGGAGACTTATCGACAAGTGTTGCTTCCTCAACATGGTTATGCTGTCTACAGTCCTGGCCTGTATGTTTTGAGTAACTGCATTTGTGTTTGTACTTCTTTCCTTGACACTCGTTGGCAGCTGTGGATGATGAAAAAGTATGGAGTTGCCGAGTCATGGACAAAATTGATGTCCATCCCTCATGAAAACTTGTTAATTTCGAATATATCTTTGTGGCCTTGTGTTGAACCGTTATTCATATCAGAAAATGGCGTTGTTCTTCTCATGAACACATCATCTTCCCAACTTATTCTGTATAACTTAAATAGTCGTGGTTTGTATTTTCCTAGAATTCCTCCATCGTATCTAAATATCTACTATATCGAACCTAAATTGGATCTACATATCTACCATGAGAGTCTGCTATCGCCGCAATGCTAA
- the LOC11434922 gene encoding protein EARLY-RESPONSIVE TO DEHYDRATION 7, chloroplastic isoform X2 — MATQNPNQRNSLYPQVISSIPTAPPSSQSNLYPSIDHDFDDLVENLFPDTTTTAGVNTTSPSAPPETTEQILIKIPGAILNLIDQQYSVELASGDFTVVRLRQGENSIAVYARIADEIQWPLAKDETAVKVDDSHYFFSFSAPKGYDSDEDEADRSKNSKTESDLLSYGLTIASKGQEHLLKELDVILENCSNFSVQKVSEKAKKGEVLDGNLAKEVSPKDLESSKKKKEMMEGQCAAYWTTLAPNVEEYSGTAARMIASGSGHVIKGILWCGDVTMDRLQWGNQVMKKRMAAGERDAQISPETLKRIRRVKRVTKMTQKVANGLLSGVVKVSGFFTSSVVNSKAGKKFFSLLPGEIVLASLDGFSKVFDAVEIAGKNVMSTSSTVTTELVDHRG; from the exons ATGGCTACTCAAAACCCTAATCAACGAAATTCACTCTACCCTCAAGTAATCTCTTCCATCCCAACCGCTCCTCCTTCTTCCCAATCAAATCTCTACCCTTCAATCGATCACGATTTCGACGACCTCGTTGAAAATCTCTTCCCtgacaccaccaccaccgccgGCGTCAACACCACTTCGCCTTCTGCACCGCCGGAAACTACCGAACAGATTCTTATCAAAATCCCCGGAGCCATTCTCAACCTCATCGATCAACAATACAGCGTTGAACTTGCTTCCGGTGACTTCACCGTCGTCCGTCTCCGCCAAGGTGAAAATTCCATCGCCGTCTATGCTCGGATCGCCGATGAAATCCAATGGCCTCTTGCTAAAGACGAAACCGCTGTTAAAGTCGATGATTCTCActacttcttctccttctccgcTCCCAAG GGTTATGATTCCGACGAAGATGAAGCGGATCGGAGTAAAAACAGCAAAACCGAATCAGATTTGTTGAGTTATGGATTGACTATTGCGTCGAAAGGACAAGAACATTTATTGAAGGagttggatgtgattttggagAACTGTAGTAATTTTTCTGTGCAGAAGGTTTCGGAGAAGGCGAAGAAGGGAGAGGTTTTGGATGGAAATTTGGCGAAGGAGGTATCGCCGAAGGATTTGGAGTcatcgaagaagaagaaggagatgaTGGAGGGGCAATGTGCGGCGTATTGGACTACATTGGCACCGAATGTGGAGGAGTATAGTGGGACTGCTGCGAGGATGATAGCTTCGGGGTCTGGACATGTGATCAAggggattttgtggtgtggtgatGTTACTATGGATAGGTTGCAATGGGGGAATCAGGTTATGAAGAAAAGGATGGCAGCTGGTGAACGTGATGCTCAGATTAGTCCTGAAACTTTGAAGCGGATCAGAAG gGTCAAGAGAGTGACTAAAATGACACAGAAAGTTGCAAATGGATTGCTCTCTGGGGTTGTGAAAGTGTCCGGATTTTTTACCAGTTCAGTGGTAAACTCGAAGGCTGGAAAGAAATTTTTCAGCCTTTTACCGGGGGAAATTGTGCTTGCATCGTTGGATGGATTCA GTAAAGTGTTTGATGCAGTTGAAATAGCTGGAAAAAATGTCATGTCAACGTCATCCACCGTGACAACTGAACTTGTCGACCACAG ggggtaa
- the LOC11434921 gene encoding 26S proteasome non-ATPase regulatory subunit 4 homolog isoform X1: MVLEATMICIDNSEWMRNGDYSPSRFQAQADAVNLICGAKTQSNPENTVGVLIMAGKGVRVLVTPTSDLGKILACMHGLEIGGEMNLAAGIQVAQLALKHRQNKKQHQRIIVFAGSHVKHEKKMLEMIGRKLKKNSVALDVVNFGEEDEAKTEKLEALVAAVNNNDTSHIVHVPAGPNALSDVLISTPIFTGDGEGGSGFAAAAAAAAAGGGTGYDFGVDPNLDPELALALRVSMEEERARQEAAAKKAAEDAAKQEKGGSQDATMTEGASASTSEAENKTTDLMDDENALLQQALAMSMDDPAVGHDVRDTDMSEASTDDPELALALQLSVADSTGDQASQSDVTRLLADQSRVSDILASLPGVDINDPSIKDLLASIPNQSEQQKNDDKPSNEEKK, from the exons ATGGTGCTCGAG GCGACTATGATCTGTATTGACAATTCTGAATGGATGCGTAACGGAGATTATTCTCCTTCTCGATTTCAAGCTCAAGCTGATGCTGTTAATCTCATTTGCGGTGCTAAGACTCAG TCGAATCCGGAAAATACAGTTGGAGTTCTTATAATGGCAGGAAAGGGTGTTCGTGTTTTGGTCACGCCTACTAGTGATCTAGGCAAGATATTGGCTTGCATGCATg GACTAGAAATAGGCGGTGAGATGAACCTAGCTGCTGGTATTCAGGTGGCACAATTGGCTCTTAAGCATCGTCAAAATAAAAAGCAACATCAAAGGATTATTGTCTTTGCTGGAAG TCATGTCAAGCATGAAAAGAAAATGTTGGAGATGATAGGGAGAAAGTTGAAAAAGAATAGCGTAGCGCTTGATGTAGTTAATTttggcgaagaagatgaagcaaAGACTGAGAAGCTGGAAGCACTTGTTGCAGCTGTGAACAATAATGATACGAGCCATATCGTTCATGTTCCAGCTGGCCCAAATGCTCTGTCTGATGTACTTATAAG TACACCAATTTTCACTGGCGATGGAGAAGGTGGAAGCGGTTTTGCCGCTGCTGCAGCGGCAGCTGCAGCTGGGGGTGGAACTGGATATGATTTTGGTGTGGATCCAAACTTGGATCCTGAATTGGCTCTTGCCTTAAGAGTTTCAATGGAAGAGGAAAGAGCCAGGCAGGAAGCTGCAGCAAAAAAGGCCGCGGAGGATGCTGCCAAACAAGAGAAAGGAGGCTCACAAGATGCGACAATGACCGAGGGTGCCAGTGCATCAACTTCTGAAGCAGAGAATAAGACAACTGATTTGATG GATGATGAGAATGCCCTACTGCAGCAGGCGCTTGCAATGTCAATGGATGACCCTGCGGTTGGCCATGATGTAAGAGATACAGATATGTCAGAAGCATCTACAGATGACCCTGAGCTGGCACTAG CTCTCCAATTGTCAGTAGCGGATAGTACTGGGGATCAAGCAAGCCAGTCAGACGTGACTAGATTGTTGGCAGATCAATCCCGTGTATCTGATATTCTTGCGTCG CTTCCCGGGGTTGACATAAATGACCCTTCCATCAAAGATTTGCTGGCATCCATTCCAAATCAATCTGAG CAGCAGAAGAATGATGACAAGCCATCAAACGAGGAGAAGAAATAA
- the LOC11434922 gene encoding protein EARLY-RESPONSIVE TO DEHYDRATION 7, chloroplastic isoform X1: protein MATQNPNQRNSLYPQVISSIPTAPPSSQSNLYPSIDHDFDDLVENLFPDTTTTAGVNTTSPSAPPETTEQILIKIPGAILNLIDQQYSVELASGDFTVVRLRQGENSIAVYARIADEIQWPLAKDETAVKVDDSHYFFSFSAPKGYDSDEDEADRSKNSKTESDLLSYGLTIASKGQEHLLKELDVILENCSNFSVQKVSEKAKKGEVLDGNLAKEVSPKDLESSKKKKEMMEGQCAAYWTTLAPNVEEYSGTAARMIASGSGHVIKGILWCGDVTMDRLQWGNQVMKKRMAAGERDAQISPETLKRIRRVKRVTKMTQKVANGLLSGVVKVSGFFTSSVVNSKAGKKFFSLLPGEIVLASLDGFSKVFDAVEIAGKNVMSTSSTVTTELVDHRYGEEAAHATNEGLNAAGHALGTAWAAFKIRKAINPKSVFKPTTLAKSAAKAAASDLKSSKSKSKSK from the exons ATGGCTACTCAAAACCCTAATCAACGAAATTCACTCTACCCTCAAGTAATCTCTTCCATCCCAACCGCTCCTCCTTCTTCCCAATCAAATCTCTACCCTTCAATCGATCACGATTTCGACGACCTCGTTGAAAATCTCTTCCCtgacaccaccaccaccgccgGCGTCAACACCACTTCGCCTTCTGCACCGCCGGAAACTACCGAACAGATTCTTATCAAAATCCCCGGAGCCATTCTCAACCTCATCGATCAACAATACAGCGTTGAACTTGCTTCCGGTGACTTCACCGTCGTCCGTCTCCGCCAAGGTGAAAATTCCATCGCCGTCTATGCTCGGATCGCCGATGAAATCCAATGGCCTCTTGCTAAAGACGAAACCGCTGTTAAAGTCGATGATTCTCActacttcttctccttctccgcTCCCAAG GGTTATGATTCCGACGAAGATGAAGCGGATCGGAGTAAAAACAGCAAAACCGAATCAGATTTGTTGAGTTATGGATTGACTATTGCGTCGAAAGGACAAGAACATTTATTGAAGGagttggatgtgattttggagAACTGTAGTAATTTTTCTGTGCAGAAGGTTTCGGAGAAGGCGAAGAAGGGAGAGGTTTTGGATGGAAATTTGGCGAAGGAGGTATCGCCGAAGGATTTGGAGTcatcgaagaagaagaaggagatgaTGGAGGGGCAATGTGCGGCGTATTGGACTACATTGGCACCGAATGTGGAGGAGTATAGTGGGACTGCTGCGAGGATGATAGCTTCGGGGTCTGGACATGTGATCAAggggattttgtggtgtggtgatGTTACTATGGATAGGTTGCAATGGGGGAATCAGGTTATGAAGAAAAGGATGGCAGCTGGTGAACGTGATGCTCAGATTAGTCCTGAAACTTTGAAGCGGATCAGAAG gGTCAAGAGAGTGACTAAAATGACACAGAAAGTTGCAAATGGATTGCTCTCTGGGGTTGTGAAAGTGTCCGGATTTTTTACCAGTTCAGTGGTAAACTCGAAGGCTGGAAAGAAATTTTTCAGCCTTTTACCGGGGGAAATTGTGCTTGCATCGTTGGATGGATTCA GTAAAGTGTTTGATGCAGTTGAAATAGCTGGAAAAAATGTCATGTCAACGTCATCCACCGTGACAACTGAACTTGTCGACCACAG ATACGGAGAAGAAGCTGCTCACGCAACAAATGAAGGGCTTAATGCTGCTGGTCATGCTTTGGGCACTGCATGGGCTGCATTTAAGATTAGGAAGGCTATTAACCCTAAGAGTGTTTTTAAACCTACCACCCTGGCCAAGTCTGCTGCTAAAGCTGCAGCTTCTGATTTGAAGTCTAGCAAGTCCAAGTCCAAGTCCAAGTAA
- the LOC11424123 gene encoding MLO-like protein 4: protein MVEENREEGRSLAETPTWAVATVITLLVSLSFLSNGTLKKLVKWLGRTKRKSLLSALEKMQEELMLFGLLSLLMGHWIIFVAKICVKSSVLSSRFFPCALKESFGIVKHNVWSNLEYSNKTILKEQVNNDGLHNFCPKGHESFASYESLEQLHRFVFVLGITHVSYSFVAVALAMIKIYSWRTWENEAKTMAIQSLQDTSQSTSTSSIRLKRLSTFIFHQASHPWSHHKILVWLLCFSRQFWSSISRTDYMALRLGFITTHDLPLTYDFHNYMLRSMDEEFRDIVGVSVLLWIYAICCIFLNFHGNNFYFWLSFVPAILILIIGTKLHRVVVKLAVEVIDHSPYMKPHRFNLRDELFWFGKPRLLLRLIQLISFLNAFEMSTFLWSLWEIDDPSCFMDNRTFIAIRLSFGVVSQVWCSFITFPLYVIVTQMGSRFKKTVISESVRKSLSKWQRRVKEKQSSSYELLNTSTTTSLESLLHGMDNSNHSDLISEIEEGSSSGIKDICHSNFDDVSMIQSNAKIPSYDEDYHDHYHDVKHDLPPPPLS, encoded by the exons ATGGTGGAAGAAAATAGAGAAGAAGGTAGATCCTTAGCCGAGACCCCTACTTGGGCTGTTGCAACTGTCATCACTCTTTTGGTTTCTCTTAGTTTCTTGTCTAATGGCACATTGAAAAAATTGGTTAAG TGGTTGGGTAGAACTAAGAGAAAATCCCTTCTCTCCGCTTTGGAAAAAATGCAAGAAG AATTGATGCTTTTTGGACTTCTGTCATTGCTGATGGGCCATTGGATTATTTTTGTGGCAAAGATTTGTGTCAAGTCATCAGTATTAAGCAGCAGATTTTTTCCATGTGCACTGAAAGAGAGTTTTGGAATTGTTAAACATAATGTGTGGTCCAATTTAGaatattcaaataaaacaattctCAAAGAGCAAGTGAACAATGATGGTCTGCATAATTTCTGTCCTAAG GGTCATGAATCATTTGCTTCTTATGAAAGTCTTGAGCAGCTTCATCGCTTTGTGTTTGTTCTTGGGATCACTCATGTTTCCTATAGCTTTGTTGCTGTTGCACTAGCCATGATCAAG ATATATAGCTGGAGAACTTGGGAAAATGAAGCAAAGACTATGGCTATACAAAGCTTACAAG ATACTTCACAAAGTACTTCAACTTCAAGCATAAGACTGAAGCGGCTTAGTACATTCATTTTTCACCAAGCATCTCATCCTTGGAGTCATCACAAAATTCTTGTTTGGCTG CTATGTTTCAGTCGCCAATTCTGGAGTTCCATCAGTCGCACTGATTACATGGCATTGCGCTTAGGCTTCATTACT ACTCATGACCTTCCTCTAACATACGATTTCCACAACTACATGCTTCGAAGCATGGACGAGGAATTCCGTGACATCGTAGGTGTTAg TGTGCTTCTCTGGATATATGCCATATGCtgtatttttctaaattttcatG GAAACAACTTTTACTTTTGGCTTTCCTTTGTCCCGGCAATT TTGATCCTCATAATCGGTACTAAATTGCATCGAGTCGTGGTAAAATTGGCTGTTGAAGTAATAGATCATAGTCCGTATATGAAGCCTCATCGGTTTAACTTAAGAGATGAACTCTTTTGGTTTGGAAAACCAAGGCTTCTATTGAGATTAATACAATTGATATCCTTCTTG AATGCGTTTGAAATGTCAACATTCTTATGGTCCCTG TGGGAAATTGATGATCCTTCTTGCTTCATGGACAACCGAACATTCATTGCGATCCGCTTATCGTTTGG GGTCGTCTCGCAAGTTTGGTGCAGCTTCATAACTTTTCCTCTGTATGTTATCGTCACACAG ATGGGATCAAGATTCAAAAAAACAGTGATATCTGAGAGTGTAAGGAAATCATTATCTAAATGGCAGAGAAGAGTGAAGGAGAAACAAAGTTCCTCTTATGAACTCCTTaatacatcaacaacaacatcattggAGTCTTTACTGCATGGAATGGACAATTCAAATCACTCTGACTTAATCAGTGAGATTGAGGAAGGAAGTTCCTCAGGAATAAAAGATATTTGTCATTCTAACTTTGATGATGTGTCAATGATTCAAAGCAATGCAAAAATTCCAAGTTATGATGAAGATTACCATGACCATTATCATGATGTAAAACATGATTTGCCTCCCCCTCCACTGTCTTGA
- the LOC11434921 gene encoding 26S proteasome non-ATPase regulatory subunit 4 homolog isoform X2 codes for MVLEATMICIDNSEWMRNGDYSPSRFQAQADAVNLICGAKTQSNPENTVGVLIMAGKGVRVLVTPTSDLGKILACMHGLEIGGEMNLAAGIQVAQLALKHRQNKKQHQRIIVFAGSHVKHEKKMLEMIGRKLKKNSVALDVVNFGEEDEAKTEKLEALVAAVNNNDTSHIVHVPAGPNALSDVLISTPIFTGDGEGGSGFAAAAAAAAAGGGTGYDFGVDPNLDPELALALRVSMEEERARQEAAAKKAAEDAAKQEKGGSQDATMTEGASASTSEAENKTTDLMDDENALLQQALAMSMDDPAVGHDVRDTDMSEASTDDPELALALQLSVADSTGDQASQSDVTRLLADQSRVSDILASLPGVDINDPSIKDLLASIPNQSEQKNDDKPSNEEKK; via the exons ATGGTGCTCGAG GCGACTATGATCTGTATTGACAATTCTGAATGGATGCGTAACGGAGATTATTCTCCTTCTCGATTTCAAGCTCAAGCTGATGCTGTTAATCTCATTTGCGGTGCTAAGACTCAG TCGAATCCGGAAAATACAGTTGGAGTTCTTATAATGGCAGGAAAGGGTGTTCGTGTTTTGGTCACGCCTACTAGTGATCTAGGCAAGATATTGGCTTGCATGCATg GACTAGAAATAGGCGGTGAGATGAACCTAGCTGCTGGTATTCAGGTGGCACAATTGGCTCTTAAGCATCGTCAAAATAAAAAGCAACATCAAAGGATTATTGTCTTTGCTGGAAG TCATGTCAAGCATGAAAAGAAAATGTTGGAGATGATAGGGAGAAAGTTGAAAAAGAATAGCGTAGCGCTTGATGTAGTTAATTttggcgaagaagatgaagcaaAGACTGAGAAGCTGGAAGCACTTGTTGCAGCTGTGAACAATAATGATACGAGCCATATCGTTCATGTTCCAGCTGGCCCAAATGCTCTGTCTGATGTACTTATAAG TACACCAATTTTCACTGGCGATGGAGAAGGTGGAAGCGGTTTTGCCGCTGCTGCAGCGGCAGCTGCAGCTGGGGGTGGAACTGGATATGATTTTGGTGTGGATCCAAACTTGGATCCTGAATTGGCTCTTGCCTTAAGAGTTTCAATGGAAGAGGAAAGAGCCAGGCAGGAAGCTGCAGCAAAAAAGGCCGCGGAGGATGCTGCCAAACAAGAGAAAGGAGGCTCACAAGATGCGACAATGACCGAGGGTGCCAGTGCATCAACTTCTGAAGCAGAGAATAAGACAACTGATTTGATG GATGATGAGAATGCCCTACTGCAGCAGGCGCTTGCAATGTCAATGGATGACCCTGCGGTTGGCCATGATGTAAGAGATACAGATATGTCAGAAGCATCTACAGATGACCCTGAGCTGGCACTAG CTCTCCAATTGTCAGTAGCGGATAGTACTGGGGATCAAGCAAGCCAGTCAGACGTGACTAGATTGTTGGCAGATCAATCCCGTGTATCTGATATTCTTGCGTCG CTTCCCGGGGTTGACATAAATGACCCTTCCATCAAAGATTTGCTGGCATCCATTCCAAATCAATCTGAG CAGAAGAATGATGACAAGCCATCAAACGAGGAGAAGAAATAA